The genomic interval TATATATCAGGCCATCTTTTAATACAGGTGCAGCCTGGGGAATATTTAGCCGAAATGCCCATGCCCTCGGCCTTCTCGGATGTCTAGCATTGGCAGCTATTTTCTTGTATAGGAAAAAGTTAGAAATAATTACCTATCAATGCACCTTCGGCAGCATATGTGGCGGCATCGTCGGCAACATCATCGACAGATTGATATTTGGATGTGTCACAGATTTCATCGACATAAATCTGCAAGTATATAGATGGCCAACGTTCAACATAGCAGATAGCGCCATATGTTTGGGCGTGACTTACTATATACTTGGCACATCCCTAATCAGACCTGCTAACCATCGTCAATAAACCATCACTCAATTTGTAAGTTGCATCCGTCATCTTCGCAAACCCATCATTATGGGTGACCAATACCAATGAAATTCTGTCCGAACAGCATAGATCCAAAATCATTTTCATCACCGAAACGCCGGTTTTTTCATCCAGATTCCCTGTCGGCTCATCGGCCACAATCACCGCCGGGCTGTTTATCACCGCTCTGGCTATGGCAACCCGTTGGCGCTCACCACCGGATAACAAATTCGGCAACCCATCACCCTTATGCTCCAATCCAAGCAACTTTAATAACTCCTTAGCTCGGCACTTTGCGTTCTGCATATCTTTCTTAGCCAACATCGAAGGCAATAATACATTGGACAACACGCTGATTTCGTTGATCAAACAAAAATCCTGAAATATGAATCCAAT from Puniceicoccales bacterium carries:
- the lspA gene encoding signal peptidase II; protein product: MMTKSPKNNFRRFWTILVTLVTLDQISKYITRAGGHMFPITILDNWIYIRPSFNTGAAWGIFSRNAHALGLLGCLALAAIFLYRKKLEIITYQCTFGSICGGIVGNIIDRLIFGCVTDFIDINLQVYRWPTFNIADSAICLGVTYYILGTSLIRPANHRQ
- a CDS encoding ABC transporter ATP-binding protein, coding for MADCGSIVEVSSISKHFRTKAERVSVLKCVSFNVLRGRSLSIVGESGCGKTTLLSLIAGLDRPDQGDVIWDGLNINHLSDNKLAILRSEFIGFIFQDFCLINEISVLSNVLLPSMLAKKDMQNAKCRAKELLKLLGLEHKGDGLPNLLSGGERQRVAIARAVINSPAVIVADEPTGNLDEKTGVSVMKMILDLCCSDRISLVLVTHNDGFAKMTDATYKLSDGLLTMVSRSD